A window of Xiphophorus hellerii strain 12219 chromosome 19, Xiphophorus_hellerii-4.1, whole genome shotgun sequence contains these coding sequences:
- the nkx2.2a gene encoding homeobox protein Nkx-2.2a isoform X1, whose product MSLTNTKTGFSVKDILDLPDTNDEDGSITGAEEDTEGSETASTTKNGGVLVQSPLENVQNLPLKNPFYDSTDNPYTRWLATTDSIQYSLFLPFLVAVHGLSASSQDSAKSPEPSADDESPDNDKETSSSGGSDSGKKRKRRVLFSKAQTYELERRFRQQRYLSAPEREHLASLIRLTPTQVKIWFQNHRYKMKRARAEKGMEVTHLPSPRRVAVPVLVRDGKPCHTLKAQDLAATFQAGIPFSAYSAQSLQHMQYNAQYGAAATPQFPTAHHLVQTQQWTW is encoded by the exons ATGTCgttgaccaacacaaagacgGGCTTTTCTGTAAAGGACATTTTGGACCTTCCTGACACGAATGACGAGGACGGATCTATCACCGGAGCGGAAGAAGACACGGAGGGATCAGAGACCGCATCCACGACGAAAAACGGTGGAGTTTTGGTGCAAAGTCCTCTAGAAAACGTTCAAAATCTACCTTTAAAGAACCCCTTTTATGACAGTACTGACAATCCCTACACACGATGGCTTGCTACTACGGACAGTATTCAATATTCAT TGTTTCTCCCGTTTCTTGTCGCAGTGCACGGTTTGTCCGCCAGCTCTCAGGACTCGGCCAAGTCTCCGGAGCCGTCTGCGGACGACGAATCCCCCGACAACGACAAGGAGACGTCCAGCAGCGGCGGCAGCGACTCGGGCAAGAAGCGGAAAAGGAGGGTGCTGTTCTCCAAGGCGCAAACCTATGAGTTGGAGCGCCGCTTCAGGCAACAGAGGTACCTGTCCGCCCCAGAGAGGGAGCACTTGGCCAGCCTCATCCGTCTCACCCCGACCCAGGTGAagatctggttccagaaccacCGGTATAAGATGAAGAGAGCCCGGGCCGAGAAAGGTATGGAAGTGACCCATCTCCCTTCTCCTCGGCGGGTGGCCGTGCCCGTCTTAGTCAGGGATGGGAAGCCTTGTCACACTCTTAAAGCTCAGGACTTGGCGGCCACTTTTCAGGCCGGGATTCCCTTCTCGGCGTATAGCGCTCAGTCGCTCCAACACATGCAGTATAACGCGCAGTACGGCGCCGCGGCCACGCCGCAGTTCCCCACAGCACATCACTTGGTGCAAACGCAACAGTGGACTTGGTGA
- the nkx2.2a gene encoding homeobox protein Nkx-2.2a isoform X2, whose product MSLTNTKTGFSVKDILDLPDTNDEDGSITGAEEDTEGSETASTTKNGGVLVQSPLENVQNLPLKNPFYDSTDNPYTRWLATTDSIQYSLHGLSASSQDSAKSPEPSADDESPDNDKETSSSGGSDSGKKRKRRVLFSKAQTYELERRFRQQRYLSAPEREHLASLIRLTPTQVKIWFQNHRYKMKRARAEKGMEVTHLPSPRRVAVPVLVRDGKPCHTLKAQDLAATFQAGIPFSAYSAQSLQHMQYNAQYGAAATPQFPTAHHLVQTQQWTW is encoded by the exons ATGTCgttgaccaacacaaagacgGGCTTTTCTGTAAAGGACATTTTGGACCTTCCTGACACGAATGACGAGGACGGATCTATCACCGGAGCGGAAGAAGACACGGAGGGATCAGAGACCGCATCCACGACGAAAAACGGTGGAGTTTTGGTGCAAAGTCCTCTAGAAAACGTTCAAAATCTACCTTTAAAGAACCCCTTTTATGACAGTACTGACAATCCCTACACACGATGGCTTGCTACTACGGACAGTATTCAATATTCAT TGCACGGTTTGTCCGCCAGCTCTCAGGACTCGGCCAAGTCTCCGGAGCCGTCTGCGGACGACGAATCCCCCGACAACGACAAGGAGACGTCCAGCAGCGGCGGCAGCGACTCGGGCAAGAAGCGGAAAAGGAGGGTGCTGTTCTCCAAGGCGCAAACCTATGAGTTGGAGCGCCGCTTCAGGCAACAGAGGTACCTGTCCGCCCCAGAGAGGGAGCACTTGGCCAGCCTCATCCGTCTCACCCCGACCCAGGTGAagatctggttccagaaccacCGGTATAAGATGAAGAGAGCCCGGGCCGAGAAAGGTATGGAAGTGACCCATCTCCCTTCTCCTCGGCGGGTGGCCGTGCCCGTCTTAGTCAGGGATGGGAAGCCTTGTCACACTCTTAAAGCTCAGGACTTGGCGGCCACTTTTCAGGCCGGGATTCCCTTCTCGGCGTATAGCGCTCAGTCGCTCCAACACATGCAGTATAACGCGCAGTACGGCGCCGCGGCCACGCCGCAGTTCCCCACAGCACATCACTTGGTGCAAACGCAACAGTGGACTTGGTGA